The Micropterus dolomieu isolate WLL.071019.BEF.003 ecotype Adirondacks linkage group LG20, ASM2129224v1, whole genome shotgun sequence genome has a segment encoding these proteins:
- the LOC123959370 gene encoding methylthioribulose-1-phosphate dehydratase has product MSSLCGTSNDCQDSGQEATEKQKEHPRALIPELCRLFYQLGWVTGTGGGISLKRGEQIYIAPSGVQKERIQPEDMFVCDLEERDISCPPAWKKLKKSQCTPLFMNAYILRGAQAVIHTHSKAAVMATLLYPGKEFRITHQEMIKGIRKGTSGTNYRYDEILVVPIIENTPEEKDLKDRMAWAMEEYPDSCAVLVRRHGVYVWGESWEKAKTMCECYDYLFDIAVQMKQCGLDPAALPVEEKGIV; this is encoded by the exons ATGTCATCTTTGTGTGGCACCAGCAATGACTGCCAAGATTCAGGTCAAGAGGCCACAGAGAAACAG AAGGAGCATCCTCGTGCACTCATCCCTGAGTTATGCCGACTCTTCTACCAGCTTGGATGGGTGAcagggacaggaggaggaatCAGTTTGAAACGAGG AGAGCAGATCTACATTGCACCATCAGGAGTCCAGAAAGAGAGAATACAG CCAGAAGACATGTTTGTATGTGACTTGGAAGAAAGGGACATCAGTTGTCCACCTGCATGGAAGAAGTTAAAGAAGAGCCAGTGTACACCGCTCTTTATGAATGCCTATATATTGAGAG GGGCACAGGCAGTTATACACACCCACTCCAAGGCTGCTGTCATGGCAACACTGCTATATCCTGGCAAAGAGTTCAGGATAACACACCAGGAGATGATCAAGGGGATTCGTAAGGGAACCTCGGGCACAAACTATCG GTATGATGAAATCCTGGTCGTGCCTATTATTGAAAATACACCAGAGGAGAAGGACTTGAAAGACCGGATGGCTTGGGCAATGGAGGAATACCCAGACTCATGTGCGGTCCTTGTCCGCCGACATGGTGTCTATGTCTGGGGCGAGTCATGGGAAAAAGCTAAAACCAT GTGTGAATGCTATGACTACCTCTTCGACATCGCTGTCCAGATGAAGCAGTGCGGACTGGACCCTGCTGCCCTCCCAGTGGAAGAAAAAGGCATAGTTTGA